From the genome of Pseudomonas sp. gcc21, one region includes:
- a CDS encoding phosphopantetheine-binding protein, which yields MTETQDLSLEIKQMIIDTLELEDITPDDIEPEAALFGEGLGLDSIDALELGLALQKRYGIKLDAEAEETRSHFASLNALTALVEARRAH from the coding sequence ATGACCGAGACACAAGACCTGTCGCTGGAAATCAAGCAGATGATTATCGACACGCTGGAGCTTGAGGACATCACTCCGGACGACATAGAGCCGGAGGCAGCCTTGTTCGGCGAAGGGCTGGGACTGGACTCTATCGACGCTCTTGAGCTGGGCCTGGCACTGCAAAAGCGCTACGGCATCAAGCTGGACGCAGAAGCAGAGGAAACCCGCAGTCACTTTGCCAGCCTTAACGCGCTGACCGCTCTCGTGGAGGCCCGCCGTGCCCACTGA
- the hutH gene encoding histidine ammonia-lyase yields the protein MFEVPTTRTADAPLVLDGSPVTLEEVLAVAEGRRTAILSSDSTFRERIARGNAFLERLLAEDGVIYGVTTGYGDSCTRAVAAEDLETLPHQLFTFHGCGLGQVLPVEAARAVVLVRLVSLCRGYSGVTVELLERLAWLLEHDVMPVIPEEGSVGASGDLTPLSYLAAVLCGEREVFYQGERRPTAEVFDELGLTPYRLRPKEGLALMNGTAVMTALSVFAFSRCVYLAQLASRITGLAVYALDGNPYHFDADLFAAKPHPGQNRVADRLREDLHVPSTPRNSPRLQDRYSTRCAPHVIGVVEDALPFWRQFLETELNSANDNPLIDAENGKIMHGGHFYGGHVAFVMDSLKQAAANLADLLDRQLAQLVDTRFSHGLPSNLSGATPERAPLNHGYKAVQIGASAWTAEALKLTMPASVFSRSTECHNQDKVSMGTIAARDALRVLTLVEQVAAAALHASCQALQLRAARPDAEAPPEQLQAFVAECREHIAPLGEDRALETDLRLLCELIRTRHWRLYDAG from the coding sequence ATGTTTGAAGTGCCAACAACCCGCACCGCCGACGCTCCGCTGGTGCTCGACGGATCCCCGGTCACTCTGGAAGAGGTATTGGCGGTTGCCGAAGGACGGCGCACGGCAATATTGTCCAGCGACTCCACGTTCCGCGAGCGCATCGCTCGGGGTAATGCGTTCCTCGAACGCCTGCTCGCCGAAGACGGCGTGATCTATGGCGTCACTACAGGCTACGGCGATTCCTGCACCCGGGCAGTAGCGGCTGAGGATCTCGAAACCCTGCCTCATCAGCTGTTCACTTTCCACGGCTGTGGTCTGGGCCAGGTATTGCCGGTTGAAGCTGCCCGCGCAGTGGTGCTGGTGCGACTGGTGTCCCTGTGCCGTGGCTATTCCGGCGTCACGGTAGAACTGCTCGAACGGCTGGCCTGGTTGCTGGAACACGACGTGATGCCGGTCATCCCCGAGGAAGGCTCGGTTGGCGCGAGCGGCGATCTGACGCCCTTGTCCTACCTCGCAGCAGTGCTGTGTGGCGAACGCGAGGTGTTCTACCAAGGCGAGCGCCGGCCGACTGCCGAGGTATTTGACGAGCTGGGACTGACGCCCTATCGCCTGCGGCCAAAGGAAGGACTGGCCTTGATGAACGGCACCGCAGTCATGACTGCATTGAGTGTCTTTGCCTTCAGCCGCTGCGTCTACCTGGCACAGCTGGCCTCACGCATTACCGGACTGGCGGTCTATGCACTGGATGGCAACCCTTACCATTTCGACGCCGACCTGTTCGCCGCCAAGCCGCACCCCGGTCAGAACCGCGTGGCAGACCGCCTGCGCGAAGATTTGCATGTGCCGAGCACGCCGCGCAATTCGCCCCGCCTGCAGGACCGCTACTCCACCCGTTGCGCACCCCATGTGATCGGCGTGGTAGAAGACGCCCTGCCCTTCTGGCGTCAGTTTCTCGAAACCGAGCTGAACAGTGCCAATGACAATCCGCTGATCGATGCCGAGAACGGCAAGATCATGCACGGCGGTCATTTCTATGGCGGTCATGTCGCCTTCGTCATGGACAGCCTTAAACAGGCCGCCGCCAACCTTGCCGACTTGCTCGATCGTCAACTGGCGCAACTGGTCGACACGCGCTTCAGTCACGGGCTACCCAGCAACCTGAGCGGCGCTACCCCTGAGCGCGCGCCGCTCAATCACGGTTACAAGGCTGTACAGATTGGCGCGTCCGCCTGGACCGCCGAGGCGCTCAAGCTGACCATGCCGGCCAGCGTGTTTTCCCGCTCCACCGAATGCCACAACCAGGACAAGGTCAGCATGGGGACTATCGCAGCCCGTGATGCACTACGGGTGCTGACGCTGGTTGAGCAGGTGGCCGCCGCCGCGCTGCACGCATCCTGTCAGGCGCTGCAACTGCGCGCCGCCAGACCGGATGCCGAAGCACCGCCAGAACAGTTGCAGGCCTTTGTCGCCGAGTGCCGCGAGCATATTGCACCGCTCGGAGAAGATCGGGCACTGGAAACCGACCTGCGCCTGCTCTGCGAACTGATACGCACCCGCCATTGGAGGTTGTATGACGCCGGATGA
- a CDS encoding glycosyl transferase, protein MSHWARIGERGTLTGMQTMVFIQRNLGRWPFLLVLRPVILWYFLTHRTARNASAEYLCRLDAGLQWRPLALLWQSYRHFLQFGDALMDKVAAWSDSIGEDRLRGEGFRRFGEAIRGGRGGIVLIAHHGNLDIANALAKHHPELDMTVMMHTRNAGKFNALLERVTGQPRPNVLEVTEIGPATAQELAERVQRGGFVVIAADRIPVTGARLRHIPFLGEQAAFPEGPFLLAMLLRCPVYTLSCVRDGNGFHIDFELFDDVTELPRKEREAWISRSMQRFADQLAMRVQRHPLQWFNFYPFWLGHTGNTHDNNV, encoded by the coding sequence ATGAGTCACTGGGCCCGCATCGGTGAGCGCGGCACGCTGACCGGTATGCAGACGATGGTGTTCATTCAGCGCAACCTGGGCCGCTGGCCGTTCCTGTTGGTCCTGAGGCCGGTAATCCTCTGGTATTTCCTTACCCACCGCACTGCCCGAAACGCCTCCGCCGAGTACCTGTGTCGCCTGGATGCAGGACTGCAATGGCGTCCCCTGGCCCTGCTTTGGCAAAGCTATCGGCATTTCCTTCAGTTTGGGGATGCATTGATGGACAAGGTCGCGGCATGGAGTGACTCCATTGGCGAGGATCGTTTGCGCGGCGAAGGCTTTCGACGGTTTGGCGAAGCCATTCGCGGCGGGCGCGGCGGCATTGTATTGATCGCCCACCACGGCAATCTGGATATCGCCAACGCGCTGGCCAAGCATCATCCGGAACTGGATATGACGGTCATGATGCACACGCGTAACGCCGGCAAATTCAATGCGCTGCTGGAGCGCGTCACCGGTCAGCCAAGACCCAACGTGCTTGAAGTCACCGAAATCGGTCCGGCCACCGCACAGGAGCTGGCCGAACGTGTGCAACGCGGCGGCTTCGTCGTCATCGCCGCTGACCGCATTCCGGTCACCGGAGCCCGGCTGCGCCACATCCCTTTTCTGGGTGAACAGGCCGCCTTCCCCGAAGGCCCGTTTCTACTGGCGATGCTGTTGCGTTGCCCGGTCTACACCCTCTCCTGCGTCCGCGACGGCAATGGCTTTCACATCGATTTCGAACTCTTCGATGATGTAACCGAGCTGCCCCGCAAGGAGCGCGAAGCCTGGATCAGCCGGTCGATGCAACGCTTCGCCGATCAGCTTGCGATGCGCGTGCAGCGCCATCCCCTGCAGTGGTTCAATTTCTACCCTTTCTGGCTTGGCCATACTGGAAACACGCATGACAATAATGTTTGA
- a CDS encoding MMPL family transporter: MNTVGCDKRARAAAWLWGLALLVCAALLGWQLSNCPRWDTRIVSLLPDTPQSALVIRAEQRLADGAANDFVLLVNGPDARGLAQALQSALLDRQVLQQGEHRLRSRPDRELADFRYRLLADSLVAADTQAWVDRALSRLFSPGLDPDLRRDPFGLQDAWIQQQLGTHWRLDGEFPVVGDSEERWLLITGTLSGSAYDMALQASLSEALEDFQSAHPDARVLRAGLVFHAAAGAQQARQEVSTIGIGSLLGILGMLWIVFRNAQTLLSLMLPVACGLLVALPISWLIFGSLNLLTLAFGASLIGIAVDYALHLQSARHLAPDRPLTQIWPALLLGLISSLAAYLIQLATPFPGLRQMATFAALGLIGAWLTVRLWLPLIPVRQHPATSRIAAQLGLLRLSAGARLSWIALASVMIMGILLILFRLEVSNDLRELNPSPADLIAEQQQVQRLMQRPGGSHYLIVEADNGDALLTRLEQLHPALVDLAEKGHLAQFRHLAQAVPSAERQQQNLQRVEALYSSAVGLLAERAGLPAHVLPRHIEPGSRAFVAGDWFATSLGRADELLWLDEPDEKAASIVLLGNVDEVGRHALQRLSQAEDVHYHDRVAQLGQVLGEIRNSIALWLGVAIAGLALIFGWRYGMSAWRVLLPPLGAMVVCLAVLALSDTGLTLFHLLGLLLVLGIGLDAGIFSIEHAQDPASWLGITLSCASSLLAFGLLSFSATPALAHLGTTCLVGLGTTWLLVPFAQAGNLTLTDTSSASGKEPHGKAQPE, translated from the coding sequence ATGAACACGGTCGGCTGCGATAAGCGCGCCAGGGCAGCTGCCTGGCTTTGGGGGTTGGCACTGCTGGTTTGTGCCGCACTCCTTGGCTGGCAGCTAAGCAATTGCCCCCGCTGGGATACGCGGATCGTCAGCCTGCTCCCTGATACACCGCAATCCGCCCTGGTGATACGCGCTGAACAGCGCCTTGCCGACGGCGCAGCCAATGACTTCGTGCTGCTGGTGAATGGACCAGACGCGCGCGGGCTGGCCCAGGCACTGCAGTCAGCGTTGCTGGACAGGCAGGTATTGCAGCAAGGCGAACACAGGCTGCGCAGCCGTCCGGACCGCGAACTGGCGGATTTCCGTTATCGGTTACTTGCTGACTCGCTCGTCGCAGCCGATACACAGGCGTGGGTGGACCGAGCCTTGTCCCGCCTGTTCAGCCCCGGACTCGATCCTGATCTGCGCCGGGACCCCTTCGGCCTGCAGGACGCCTGGATTCAACAGCAACTGGGCACGCACTGGCGCCTGGACGGCGAGTTCCCGGTGGTTGGCGATTCAGAAGAGCGCTGGTTGCTGATTACCGGCACGCTGAGCGGCAGCGCCTATGACATGGCATTGCAAGCGTCGCTGAGCGAGGCGCTTGAAGATTTTCAGTCCGCCCACCCTGACGCCCGCGTCCTGCGCGCCGGACTGGTGTTCCATGCTGCAGCCGGTGCGCAACAAGCTCGTCAGGAGGTATCCACCATCGGCATCGGCTCGTTGCTCGGCATCCTGGGGATGCTCTGGATTGTGTTTCGCAACGCGCAAACTCTATTGAGCCTCATGTTGCCGGTTGCCTGTGGCCTGCTGGTTGCACTACCGATCAGCTGGCTCATCTTCGGCTCACTGAATCTGCTGACGCTCGCGTTCGGCGCCAGCTTGATAGGCATCGCCGTCGACTATGCGCTGCACCTGCAATCCGCCCGACACCTCGCTCCGGACCGGCCGCTGACGCAGATCTGGCCCGCGCTGCTGCTTGGATTGATATCCAGCCTGGCGGCTTACCTTATTCAGCTGGCCACGCCCTTTCCCGGACTGCGGCAAATGGCAACCTTCGCGGCATTGGGACTGATCGGCGCCTGGCTGACAGTGCGCTTGTGGTTGCCGCTTATTCCGGTGCGTCAGCATCCGGCGACTTCGCGGATCGCGGCGCAGCTTGGTCTGCTTCGTTTGTCAGCAGGAGCACGTTTGTCGTGGATCGCTCTGGCAAGCGTGATGATCATGGGTATTTTGCTCATCCTGTTCCGCCTGGAGGTCAGCAATGACCTGCGCGAACTCAACCCGTCACCTGCCGACCTGATTGCCGAGCAGCAGCAAGTGCAGAGATTGATGCAACGCCCCGGCGGCAGTCACTACCTGATTGTCGAAGCGGACAATGGGGATGCCTTGCTGACACGGCTGGAGCAGCTGCATCCTGCCCTGGTTGATCTGGCGGAGAAAGGCCATCTGGCACAGTTTCGCCACCTGGCTCAGGCCGTACCCTCGGCCGAGCGCCAGCAGCAAAACCTGCAGCGCGTCGAAGCCTTATACAGCTCCGCGGTAGGACTGCTAGCAGAGCGCGCAGGCCTACCCGCACATGTATTGCCCCGCCACATCGAGCCCGGCTCGCGAGCCTTTGTCGCGGGCGACTGGTTTGCCACTTCTCTGGGGCGCGCTGACGAGCTGCTGTGGTTGGATGAGCCTGATGAAAAGGCCGCCTCGATCGTACTCCTGGGCAACGTGGATGAAGTTGGCCGCCATGCGCTGCAAAGGCTGTCACAGGCTGAAGATGTGCACTATCACGACCGGGTCGCACAGCTTGGGCAGGTGCTCGGCGAAATACGCAACAGCATCGCGCTCTGGCTTGGCGTCGCCATCGCAGGGCTTGCATTGATATTCGGCTGGCGGTACGGAATGTCCGCATGGCGCGTACTGTTGCCACCGCTCGGTGCCATGGTCGTCTGCCTGGCGGTACTGGCCCTGAGCGATACCGGCCTGACGCTGTTTCACCTGTTGGGGCTGCTGCTGGTGCTGGGCATAGGCCTGGACGCAGGAATATTCAGCATTGAGCATGCTCAGGATCCCGCCTCATGGCTGGGCATAACGCTGTCTTGCGCATCCAGCCTGCTCGCCTTCGGATTACTGTCGTTCAGCGCCACGCCGGCGCTGGCACACCTGGGAACGACCTGCCTGGTCGGCCTGGGAACTACATGGCTGCTGGTCCCCTTCGCACAGGCCGGCAACCTCACACTCACTGACACTTCTTCAGCATCAGGCAAGGAACCGCATGGAAAAGCGCAACCCGAATAG
- a CDS encoding acyl carrier protein: MPTDSPAKNTDVFDYLSKTLVELFDVDPDNITPEARLYEDLDIDSIDAVDMVVELKRFTGRRIDPEDFKSVRTVQDVVDAVDRLMQR; this comes from the coding sequence GTGCCCACTGATTCGCCTGCCAAGAACACTGATGTATTCGATTACCTGAGCAAGACGCTGGTCGAGCTGTTCGATGTTGATCCAGACAACATCACCCCTGAAGCGCGACTGTATGAAGACCTGGATATCGATAGCATCGATGCAGTTGATATGGTGGTTGAATTGAAACGCTTCACCGGTCGGCGTATCGATCCGGAGGACTTCAAATCGGTGCGCACCGTGCAGGATGTCGTCGACGCAGTCGACCGCCTGATGCAGCGTTAG
- a CDS encoding thioesterase family protein: MTPDDRPLPSVEVEMIIPFHDVDMMEIVWHGHYVRYLEIARCELLDQIDYNYMQMRESGFAWPVIDMRLRYAQPMRFTQRIAIEARLTEWEHRLKVDYTIRDAASRQRLTRAWSIQVAVDVASREMCLASPQLLVDKLLSWQAKQ, translated from the coding sequence ATGACGCCGGATGATCGCCCGCTGCCGTCAGTCGAAGTCGAGATGATCATCCCTTTCCACGACGTCGACATGATGGAGATCGTCTGGCACGGCCACTACGTGCGCTATCTGGAGATTGCGCGGTGCGAGCTGCTGGACCAGATCGACTACAACTACATGCAGATGCGCGAATCCGGTTTTGCCTGGCCGGTAATCGATATGCGCTTGCGCTATGCCCAGCCGATGCGCTTCACGCAGCGCATTGCCATCGAAGCACGCCTTACCGAATGGGAGCACCGACTGAAAGTCGATTACACCATTCGTGACGCCGCGAGCCGACAGCGTCTGACCCGCGCGTGGAGCATTCAGGTCGCGGTGGATGTGGCTAGCCGCGAGATGTGCCTGGCCTCACCGCAGCTGTTGGTCGACAAGCTGCTTAGCTGGCAGGCGAAGCAGTGA
- a CDS encoding 1-acyl-sn-glycerol-3-phosphate acyltransferase, translated as MTLNQWRRGFGTAICFSVFGIGGLIIGVVIAPLLLILVRDDTRRQHLTRRLIRQAFKGFIALMRLVGVAESRIGNGERLKRPGLLILANHPSLIDVIYLIANTPNANCIVNGQLANNPFTRGPIKAAGYITNSDPEAVLEAAKASLAAGNSLILFPEGTRTRPSEPISFRRGGANIALHTGTAITPVLIRCNPTTLTKGEPWYRIPPRRICMELQVLSDVPIPHDSNQPVRHRARALTAWLTDYFNKELEQFSHDRDTRPVAGNQADDYRHAGA; from the coding sequence ATGACACTGAATCAATGGCGCCGCGGCTTTGGCACTGCTATCTGTTTCAGCGTCTTCGGAATCGGCGGTCTGATCATTGGTGTGGTAATCGCACCGCTCTTGCTGATTCTCGTACGTGACGACACACGCCGTCAGCACCTTACTCGCCGACTCATCCGCCAGGCATTCAAGGGTTTTATCGCATTGATGCGTCTGGTTGGCGTGGCCGAATCCCGCATCGGTAATGGAGAGCGGCTTAAGCGTCCTGGCCTGCTGATTCTCGCCAATCACCCCTCGCTGATCGATGTGATCTATCTGATCGCCAATACCCCTAATGCCAACTGCATCGTTAACGGTCAGCTGGCGAATAACCCATTCACCCGCGGCCCGATCAAGGCCGCAGGTTATATAACCAACAGCGACCCGGAGGCGGTGCTGGAAGCGGCTAAAGCCAGCCTCGCAGCGGGCAACTCGTTGATCCTCTTTCCTGAAGGAACGCGCACAAGGCCTTCCGAGCCCATCAGCTTCCGCCGCGGCGGCGCCAACATCGCCCTGCATACAGGCACAGCCATTACACCTGTGTTGATTCGCTGCAATCCAACGACCTTGACCAAGGGCGAACCCTGGTACCGCATCCCGCCGCGCAGAATATGTATGGAGCTGCAGGTATTATCCGATGTGCCGATACCCCATGATTCGAACCAACCTGTCAGACACCGCGCCAGAGCACTAACTGCCTGGCTGACCGATTATTTCAATAAAGAGCTGGAGCAGTTTTCCCATGACCGAGACACAAGACCTGTCGCTGGAAATCAAGCAGATGATTATCGACACGCTGGAGCTTGA
- a CDS encoding AMP-binding protein has translation MSFTPLCQLPWRSHTASPSGLPAHWVDSARLTERVDAWRGWLDGRPGGRWILCHTNPLEFTSALLALWETGRIAVLPADDRPGTLAGLADTTDGQIPLRPDAPGAPCGLSLTAVTITPATPALALYTSGSTGQPVEFSKNFAQLDGELAVHSQLWPLDESSCVIAQVSHQHIYGLLAAVLHPLCSGVPFCGEDCHYPERLAERIAEAGQSGLAPVMVSSPPQLARIPEHIAWATLPRLQRVFSSGAPLAQPHAARAESVLGAPVIEIYGSTETGGIARRRQAVSDAWSALPDVELSFDSERLALRSPFLADPHAWWQQPDRVSGTPEQFHLLGRDDRLVKIGGKRVSLDRIEQVLAGHPSVKSARCVELGRDDGRLGCIVVLGSSSIPVEHPQRHELTRQLRGILGEHIEQVTIPRYWRFVESLPCNAQGKLDRGLIERLFEDLLDDRKPRWLGTEQADERACSLVLEVPERLVFLDGHFDVFPIVPGVVIVQWAIQQAERCFGPFGDFAGCEQLKFQQPLRPGMRLRLDLTRRDNGFAFAFHSHKGKHANGRVSFNSAPATREARHD, from the coding sequence GTGAGCTTCACACCTCTTTGTCAGCTGCCCTGGCGCAGCCACACAGCGTCTCCTTCTGGCTTACCTGCACACTGGGTTGATTCCGCACGCTTGACTGAACGGGTCGATGCCTGGCGCGGATGGCTTGATGGGCGACCGGGCGGACGCTGGATTCTGTGTCATACCAACCCCCTGGAATTCACCAGCGCCCTGCTCGCACTCTGGGAAACCGGTCGAATCGCAGTACTGCCGGCCGACGACCGCCCTGGCACGCTCGCAGGCCTTGCCGATACAACAGACGGACAGATTCCGTTACGGCCGGACGCCCCGGGCGCGCCGTGCGGTCTATCACTCACTGCAGTCACTATTACGCCCGCTACGCCTGCTCTGGCGCTCTATACTTCCGGCTCCACAGGCCAACCGGTCGAATTCTCCAAGAATTTCGCGCAACTGGATGGAGAGCTTGCCGTGCATAGCCAGTTGTGGCCTTTGGACGAGAGTAGCTGCGTGATAGCGCAGGTGAGTCACCAGCACATCTACGGATTACTGGCGGCCGTGTTGCATCCGCTGTGCTCAGGCGTGCCCTTTTGCGGCGAGGACTGTCATTATCCAGAGCGGCTAGCCGAACGAATCGCCGAGGCCGGCCAATCCGGCCTCGCGCCGGTCATGGTCAGCTCGCCGCCGCAATTGGCACGCATCCCCGAACACATCGCATGGGCCACCTTGCCACGCTTGCAGCGCGTATTTTCGTCGGGCGCACCGCTCGCACAGCCCCACGCCGCACGCGCCGAAAGCGTGTTGGGCGCGCCGGTTATCGAGATCTATGGCAGCACCGAAACCGGCGGCATCGCACGGCGCCGACAGGCTGTCAGTGACGCCTGGAGCGCACTGCCTGATGTCGAGCTGTCCTTTGACAGCGAACGCCTGGCGTTGCGCTCCCCCTTTCTCGCTGACCCGCACGCCTGGTGGCAACAGCCGGATCGGGTGAGCGGCACGCCAGAACAATTCCATTTGCTCGGCCGGGACGACCGCCTGGTCAAGATCGGCGGCAAGCGCGTATCCCTGGATCGCATTGAGCAGGTGCTTGCGGGACACCCCAGCGTAAAGTCTGCCCGCTGCGTTGAACTCGGGCGCGATGATGGCCGCCTCGGCTGCATTGTTGTGCTTGGGTCAAGCAGCATTCCAGTCGAGCATCCGCAGCGTCACGAGCTGACCCGCCAGTTGCGCGGGATCTTGGGCGAGCATATCGAGCAGGTCACCATCCCCCGCTACTGGCGATTCGTCGAGTCTCTGCCCTGTAACGCGCAGGGCAAGCTGGACCGTGGGCTTATTGAACGTCTTTTTGAAGACCTTCTGGATGACCGCAAACCGCGCTGGCTCGGAACGGAGCAGGCGGATGAACGCGCCTGCTCACTCGTTCTTGAGGTACCAGAACGCCTGGTTTTCCTCGACGGGCATTTTGACGTGTTTCCGATCGTGCCGGGGGTGGTCATCGTGCAATGGGCTATCCAGCAGGCGGAGCGCTGTTTCGGGCCATTCGGAGACTTTGCCGGATGCGAGCAATTGAAATTCCAGCAACCGCTGCGCCCCGGCATGCGCCTTCGTCTCGATCTGACCCGGCGCGACAATGGCTTTGCCTTCGCGTTCCACTCCCACAAGGGCAAGCACGCCAATGGCCGCGTCAGCTTCAACAGCGCCCCGGCAACCCGCGAGGCGCGCCATGACTGA
- a CDS encoding glycosyltransferase family 2 protein: MTDLRVCILIPVYNHPDSIADVCASIAHLALPVLLVDDGCESRCAQVLDGLAAQGHHLLRLPHNQGKGAAVRAGLQHAEQLGFTHALQIDADGQHAVADLPAFLEASVQAPQALAIGYPRYDETVSRVRFYGRYATHIWVWINTLSLEIKDSMCGARLYPLRQVNALLRRHPCGDRMAFDTEILVRWYWAGGELCNLPVRVHYPADGVSHFRMLRDNVQISAMHARLFFGMLMRFPRLLLSRFRRHRMSLAR, from the coding sequence ATGACTGATCTGCGCGTCTGTATTCTCATACCGGTTTACAACCACCCTGACAGCATCGCCGACGTATGCGCCTCCATCGCGCACCTGGCGCTTCCGGTCCTGCTGGTAGACGACGGCTGCGAATCACGGTGCGCGCAGGTGTTGGACGGTCTGGCGGCGCAGGGTCACCATCTACTGCGATTACCGCACAATCAGGGAAAAGGCGCGGCGGTGCGGGCTGGGCTGCAACATGCAGAGCAGCTGGGCTTTACCCATGCCCTGCAGATCGATGCAGATGGGCAACATGCCGTTGCCGACCTGCCCGCCTTCCTCGAGGCATCCGTACAGGCGCCCCAGGCTTTGGCAATCGGCTACCCGCGATATGACGAGACGGTATCCCGGGTTCGCTTCTATGGCCGCTACGCCACCCACATCTGGGTCTGGATCAATACGCTGTCGCTGGAGATCAAAGATTCCATGTGTGGCGCCCGGCTGTATCCGTTACGCCAGGTGAATGCCTTGCTGCGCCGTCATCCATGCGGGGACCGCATGGCCTTTGATACTGAAATTCTGGTGCGCTGGTACTGGGCTGGCGGCGAGCTGTGCAATCTTCCGGTGCGCGTGCATTACCCCGCCGATGGGGTCAGCCATTTCCGGATGCTGCGCGATAATGTGCAGATATCAGCCATGCATGCACGGCTGTTCTTCGGCATGTTGATGCGCTTTCCCCGCCTGTTGTTAAGCCGTTTCCGGCGACACCGCATGAGCCTGGCACGATGA
- a CDS encoding LolA-related protein — MIRPALAATLLTLALTSPQAHAEASRPELLEHLRSNAPECGEFEQSRWLADFDMHLNSRGTFERQANGLIWRTLHPVQSDVVLSENNSDLPLGYQAMLPIFNGLLAGDWQSLDQYFSTQLSGTPEAWRAQLTPRNKQVAAQLTDLVVEGAAELEHIAVAFSDGDRMDIHLTPSPCPTPVTP; from the coding sequence ATGATTCGCCCGGCGCTTGCCGCGACGCTGCTCACGCTGGCTCTGACCAGTCCGCAGGCACATGCAGAAGCATCCAGGCCAGAATTGCTCGAGCATCTGCGCAGCAATGCGCCTGAATGCGGCGAGTTCGAGCAGTCCCGCTGGCTTGCCGATTTCGATATGCATCTCAATAGCCGCGGCACCTTCGAGCGCCAGGCCAACGGCCTGATCTGGCGTACGCTGCACCCGGTGCAGAGCGACGTCGTACTGTCGGAGAACAACTCCGATCTGCCGCTTGGTTATCAGGCCATGCTGCCCATATTCAATGGCCTGCTCGCGGGCGACTGGCAGAGCCTGGATCAGTATTTCTCCACACAGCTGAGCGGAACCCCGGAAGCCTGGCGCGCCCAACTGACGCCCCGGAACAAGCAGGTCGCTGCCCAGCTTACCGACCTGGTTGTCGAGGGCGCAGCCGAGCTGGAACACATAGCTGTCGCCTTTAGTGATGGCGATCGCATGGATATTCATCTCACCCCTAGTCCCTGCCCTACGCCGGTCACGCCCTGA